A genome region from Panicum virgatum strain AP13 chromosome 4K, P.virgatum_v5, whole genome shotgun sequence includes the following:
- the LOC120703601 gene encoding WRKY transcription factor 22-like produces the protein MEGDLGWCCSGGSNNWDLHAVVRSACSGGPPPASNDDSFSWLLQTPPASEDQLLDAAGSQPPLADPAVDDLCLQAFFASTKLETPQPSSPRNEAPPQQYKADGPPGKLQTSSRAGGAGPSRSKRKSKKSQVKKEVTRVPVGGPPADLWAWRKYGQKPIKGSPHPRGYYRCSTDKDCKARKQVERCRADPATLIVTYTGGDHSHPVPLQRNSLSGTTRNKAQAQPVSPYPGKEAPKSEAAPSASGTDTKSQGSPSMSAGLSPRTPRRSPSLQGVQYKDEEDDDAAPSSRLLLLEGTKWRAGTPRRTTCWSTSCLKKRPLRRVPERAAAARTSCCSRSPTSPHQQRAAVERTAAAARQQPRL, from the exons ATGGAGGGCGATCTGGGGTGGTGCTGCAGCGGCGGTAGCAACAACTGGGACCTGCACGCCGTCGTGCGCTCCGCCTGCAGCggcggcccgccgccggcctcaaACGACGACTCCTTCTCCTGGCTCCTCCAAACGCCGCCGGCCTCAGAGGACCAGCTGTTGGACGCTGCCGGGTCCCAACCTCCCCTGGCCGACCCGGCCGTCGACGACCTCTGCCTGCAGGCTTTCTTTGCCTCGACGAAGCTCGAGACGCCGCAGCCATCGTCGCCGAGGAACGAagcgccgccccagcagtaTAAAGCCGACGGGCCGCCGGGCAAACTGCAAACATCCAGCCGTGCCGGCGGTGCTGGGCCCTCTCGGTCCAAGAGAAA GAGCAAGAAGAGCcaggtgaagaaggaggtgacgCGGGTGCCGGTGGGCGGGCCGCCGGCGGACCTCTGGGCGTGGCGCAAGTACGGGCAGAAGCCGATCAAGGGATCGCCGCACCCGCGCGGCTACTACCGGTGCAGCACCGACAAGGACTGCAAGGCGCGGAAGCAGGTGGAGCGCTGCCGCGCCGATCCGGCCACCTTGATCGTCACCTACACCGGCGGCGACCACAGCCACCCCGTCCCTCTCCAGCGCAACTCCCTCTCCGGCACCACGCGCAACAAGGCGCAGGCGCAGCCGGTGTCCCCGTACCCGGGCAAGGAGGCTCCGAAGTCGGAGGCTGCGCCGTCCGCGTCAGGCACAGACACCAAGTCGCAGGGCTCGCCGTCTATGTCCGCCGGGCTGTCGCCCCGCACCCCGCGGCGCTCGCCGTCCCTGCAGGGAGTGCAGTACAAGGacgaggaagacgacgacgcCGCTCCCTCCAGCAGGCTGCTGCTTCTCGAGGGTACGAAATGGAGGGCCGggacgccgaggaggacgacgTGCTGGTCTACCTCATGCCTGAAGAAGAGACCGCTCCGGCGGGTCCCGGAAAGGGCAGCGGCTGCGAGGACGTCATGCTGTTCCCGAAGCCCGACGAGCCCCCACCAACAACGTGCAGCAGTAgaacggacggcggcggcggcgaggcagcagcCCAGGTTATGA